In Plutella xylostella chromosome 3, ilPluXylo3.1, whole genome shotgun sequence, the following proteins share a genomic window:
- the LOC105387884 gene encoding NADH dehydrogenase [ubiquinone] 1 beta subcomplex subunit 5, mitochondrial, whose product MVSWSALGRSFGINLLKSNKNSTSLVQNVKFSTSKALGGDHGHKSFVIQPSRWQYHKFKDMFHYYVMVGLIPISAIIFYTNVFIGPAQLTPIPEGYVPKHWEYYRNPITRFIARYIHPSPQQEYEKFMHYIDEEAQRAKLRALEKEILAKMGERQDYQAYYYRPMVNKYMRIEKKTGEEIVERIGDDY is encoded by the exons atggtttCTTGGAGTGCTTTGGGCCGATCTTTTGGCATTAATTTGCTGAAAAGCAATAAAAACTCTACATCTTTAGTCCAAAATGTGAAATTTTCAACAAGCAAAGCCCTTGGTGGAGACCATGGACATAAATCCTTTGTTATTCAGCCATCAAG ATGGCAATACCACAAGTTCAAGGATATGTTCCACTACTATGTGATGGTTGGATTGATCCCAATCAGCGCTATTATATTCTACACCAATGTGTTCATTGGCCCGGCCCAGCTCACCCCAATTCCTGAGGGCTATGTTCCCAAGCATTGGGAGTACTACCGCAACCCTATAACGCGCTTCATTGCTCGCTATATCCACCCTAGCCCTCAACAG GAGTACGAGAAATTCATGCACTACATCGACGAGGAAGCCCAGAGGGCCAAACTCAGGGCTTTAGAAAAGGAGATATTGGCTAAAATGGGTGAGCGTCAAGACTACCAAGCATACTATTACCGACCGATGGTCAACAAGTACATGCGTATCGAGAAGAAGACCGGTGAAGAAATTGTGGAACGCATCGGTGACGACTATTAA